The sequence CGAACCCGAAAGACCTGTTTTTCAAAGATCCGAGGCGACGCGTCGTCGAGGTTCCGCACGAGCGGTTCGAGCAGATCGTCGCCGAGGCGATGCAGGTGTTTCATGCCCACAACACGAACCCGTTCAGCATGATCCGGCGCGGCTTTGCGCGGCGCAGGACCTACATGGCCGATCCCTCCCTCCTCTGGCGCGACCTGTCGAAAGCATGGGAGATGATCCGCTCGAAGTTCGGGTTTTTCGCGACACATCCCTGACGGAAAGGAATCGCCATGCGGCAGATCCTGCAGAGTCTGAAAACCGGCGAGATCGAGATCGCCGACATCCCCGTGCCGACCGTGAAGGCCGGGCACCTGCTGATTCAAAGCGCCCGAAGTCTCATCTCGGTCGGAACCGAGCGGATGCTGCTGGATTTCGGCCGGGCCGGCTGGATCGACAAGGCGCGGCAACAGCCCGACAAGGTGCGGCAGGTATTCCAGAAGATCCGCACCGACGGGCTTCTCGCGACGGCCGAGTCGGTGATGCGCAAACTCGACCAGCCGCTCGCGCTCGGCTACTCGAACGCGGGCCGGGTCGTGGCGGTCGGGAAGGGCGTCACCGGCTTCGCGGCCGGCGATCGCGTCGTTTCGAACGGGAACCATGCCGACGTGGTCTGCGTGCCCGAGAACCTGTGCGCGAAGATCCCCGACGGGGTCGGCGACGATACGGCATCGTTCACGGTCATCGCGTCGATCGCCCTCGAGGGCATCCGGCTCGTCCAGCCGACCCTGGGCGAGAGCGTCGCCGTGATGGGACTCGGCCTCATCGGCCTCCTGACGGTCCAGATGCTGCGCGCGAACGGCTGCCGGGTGATCGGGTTCGATTTCGACCCGTCGAAAGTCGCGCTGGCGCGCGAGTTCGGCGCAGAGGCCCACGACCTGAAAGACGGGATCGACCCGGTGGCGGCCGCGACGGCGTTCTCGCGCGGGCATGGTGTCGATGCCGTTATAATAACTGCCGCTACAAAAAGCGACGATCCCATCCACCAGGCCCCGCAGATGTGCCGCAAGCGCGGCCGCGTCGTGCTGGTCGGGGTCGTCGGGCTGAACCTTTCCCGCGACGATTTCTACAAGAAGGAGATCACGTTCCAGGTCTCGTGCTCGTACGGGCCCGGCCGGTACGAGGCGGAATACGAGAAGAAGGGGCTGGACTACCCGATCGGCTTCGTGCGCTGGACCGAACAGCGCAACTTCGAGGCCGTGCTCGACATGATGGCGGCCGGCTCGATCAGGACGGAAAAGCTGGTCACGCGCGTCATCGCGATGGACGAGGCGAAGAAGGCCTACGAAGCCGTCGCGGCCGGCGAGAACGTGCTCGGCCTGGTGCTCGATTACGGGCAGCAGATCAACCTGGAGCGGCGCAGCGTGATCCTGCAGCCGGCCGCCGGCATTGCCGCGGCCCCCGGCAAGGGCATCACGGGATTCATCGGGGCGGGGAACTTCGCTTCGGGGGTTCTCGTTCCCGCGTTCGCGGCCGCCGGCGCCGGGCTGAAGACGATCGCGAGCTCCGGAGGCGTGTCGGGGACGCACCTCGGCAGGAAAAGCGGGTTCCGCATCAGCACGACGGACTACCGGACGATCATTGACGATCCCGAGATCGACACGATCGCGATCACGACCCAGCATGGCACGCATGCGAAGTTCGTCTGCGAAGCCCTGTCGGCGGGAAAACACGTGTTTGTCGAAAAGCCGCTCTGCCTGACGTGGAACGAGCTTGCCGAGATCGAGAAAGCGTATCAGGACGCCTGCGCGGCGAAGCCCCGCATCCTGATGGTCGGTTTCAACCGGCGGTTCTCGCCGCTTGTTCAAACGGTCAAACGGCTGCTCGACAGCCAGCAGGAGCAGAAAAGCATCGTGATGACGGTGAACGCCGGCGCGATTCCCGGCGACCACTGGACACAGGACGAGGAGGCCGGCGGCGGGCGCATTCTCGGCGAGGCCTGCCATTTCATCGACCTGATCAGGTTCCTGGTCGGGGCGCCGATCCTCGATGTCCACACCGCGGTGATGCGGAGGAAAGACACGGCGACGCCCCCCGATACCGTCACCGTCACGATCACGTTCTCCGACGGCTCGCTGGGCGTGGTGAACTACTTCGCCAACGGCCACAAGGACTACCCCAAGGAGCGGCTCGAGGCCTTCTCGGGCGGCCGCATCCTGGTCCTCGACAACTTCCGCTCGCTTTCCGGACACGGCTGGCCGGGATTCAAGGGCGAGTCTCTCTGGGCGCAGGACAAGGGGCATGCCGCCGGGGCGAAGGCGTTTCTCGAGGCCGTGCGAACCGGCGGAGCGGCGCCGATCCCGTTTGCAGAGATCGTCGAGGTGACGAAAGCGACGCTGAAGGCTGCCGGCATCGCCCCGGACCGTGATGCCTGAGTTCGTCAGCCGTCTCCGACGCCTGGTCTGGACGGCCGTCCACCTGAAGCCGGTCCAGATCTGGGGCCGCCTCGTATGGGCAGCGAGACGCCGGTTCAAACGGATCCCAGGGTTGGCCGATCTCGCCGCCGAGGCGGCGCGCCTGCGTGATGCGCGCGGGAAGCCCTCGCGGGCGAGGGTGGCCTTCCGGTTTCTCTCGGAGCCCCGCGAATACCCGGTGGATGCGGTCGCGTGGGACCCCGAAGGCTCGGCCGGCTTCGGAAACGGCGTCCCGGTGAAGTTGTGGCGGTACAATCTCCAGTATTTCGACTGGCTGAATCACGGCGAGATCGCGTCCGACCCGGAAACCGCGTCGTATCTCATCCTCGACTGGATCGCGCGGTGCGCCGACGACGGCGCCGAACCGTGGGAGCCCTACCCGGTGTCGCGACGGCTCATGAGCTGGCTCGCCTGGCTCCGCAGAACATCCTCCGCCGCTACCGATGCGTCTTTCATGGCGCTGGTCCGCGGTTCGGTGGAGGCGCAGGCGTGCAGGCTCGAGACCGACCTCGAGATCCACATCCAGGCTAACCACC is a genomic window of Candidatus Ozemobacteraceae bacterium containing:
- a CDS encoding bi-domain-containing oxidoreductase, with amino-acid sequence MRQILQSLKTGEIEIADIPVPTVKAGHLLIQSARSLISVGTERMLLDFGRAGWIDKARQQPDKVRQVFQKIRTDGLLATAESVMRKLDQPLALGYSNAGRVVAVGKGVTGFAAGDRVVSNGNHADVVCVPENLCAKIPDGVGDDTASFTVIASIALEGIRLVQPTLGESVAVMGLGLIGLLTVQMLRANGCRVIGFDFDPSKVALAREFGAEAHDLKDGIDPVAAATAFSRGHGVDAVIITAATKSDDPIHQAPQMCRKRGRVVLVGVVGLNLSRDDFYKKEITFQVSCSYGPGRYEAEYEKKGLDYPIGFVRWTEQRNFEAVLDMMAAGSIRTEKLVTRVIAMDEAKKAYEAVAAGENVLGLVLDYGQQINLERRSVILQPAAGIAAAPGKGITGFIGAGNFASGVLVPAFAAAGAGLKTIASSGGVSGTHLGRKSGFRISTTDYRTIIDDPEIDTIAITTQHGTHAKFVCEALSAGKHVFVEKPLCLTWNELAEIEKAYQDACAAKPRILMVGFNRRFSPLVQTVKRLLDSQQEQKSIVMTVNAGAIPGDHWTQDEEAGGGRILGEACHFIDLIRFLVGAPILDVHTAVMRRKDTATPPDTVTVTITFSDGSLGVVNYFANGHKDYPKERLEAFSGGRILVLDNFRSLSGHGWPGFKGESLWAQDKGHAAGAKAFLEAVRTGGAAPIPFAEIVEVTKATLKAAGIAPDRDA